Part of the Thermococcus barophilus MP genome, TATTTTTCTACGAACTCTCCTCTAAGAAATATTTCGCTATAAAACCTAGATAATGGTTTTAGAAAAGCCACATCATATAATATAATCCCTCTTTTCCCTTGTTCTTTTAGTTCATCCTCAATTCGTAACATTATTGTTTGAAGGAAATCTCTCTCTATATCCCTTTGATTTTTAAAAACCCTTTCAAAAAAATATGTCCATACTACAATGATAACAGAACTTCTTGGTATTAGTTTAAGACTCTTCTCAAGAAATTCCATATAGTATTCATACCCCTTCTTACTATCCACAAGGTATTTTTTAAGCCTCTTATTACATCTTTTTTCTAAGTTAGGGCTATTCTTTTCCTGACATATTTTCAAAAACCATATGTCAGAAGTCTTTAACTCTTCATCTTTTGGAATCCCATATTCTTCTTTTAAAGATAGAAACTCATTAGAGGCTTCAAAATATTCTTTTTCCGGAATCACAACAACACTTCTTAGGTAATAATTCCCAACTCCAATCCTCCCAGCTTCATCTGAAAAAATAAACTCTACCATGAGTCCCACCAGAGATCTAGATGATCTTCTAAACTTAACAATAAACCTTTCTTATCCTAATGTTT contains:
- a CDS encoding DUF3800 domain-containing protein, with product MVEFIFSDEAGRIGVGNYYLRSVVVIPEKEYFEASNEFLSLKEEYGIPKDEELKTSDIWFLKICQEKNSPNLEKRCNKRLKKYLVDSKKGYEYYMEFLEKSLKLIPRSSVIIVVWTYFFERVFKNQRDIERDFLQTIMLRIEDELKEQGKRGIILYDVAFLKPLSRFYSEIFLRGEFVEKYSHIKDSIAFEVSTYSFGIQVADYISNIVLNALRGYKESRCLFIKYVRPKLRKKEAVSILRTGFIPLYLEHYRKGNLGESLIQKISWDLGL